In Calothrix sp. PCC 7507, one DNA window encodes the following:
- a CDS encoding TMEM165/GDT1 family protein → MLTAFTAGLLFITFSELGDKTFFIAVILAMRHSRRLVFVGVTAALAAMTILSVIFGQLVSLLPKVYIHYAEIVLFIAFGIKLLYDASKMSSAACDTEVVEEAKAAVEQAELQLPKKKGSWAILLEAFVLTFMAEWGDRTQIATIALAAGNNPIGVTVGAILGHAICAAIAVIGGKMIAGRISERQLTLIGGCLFLIFGIFAAVEGA, encoded by the coding sequence GTGCTAACAGCTTTTACCGCAGGTTTATTATTCATAACATTTTCAGAGTTAGGGGATAAAACCTTCTTTATTGCCGTGATTTTAGCGATGCGTCATTCGCGGCGGTTGGTATTCGTCGGTGTGACGGCCGCTTTAGCTGCAATGACAATTCTTTCAGTGATATTTGGACAATTGGTTTCTTTGTTGCCAAAAGTCTATATTCATTACGCTGAAATAGTTTTATTTATTGCCTTCGGGATTAAGCTGTTGTACGACGCGAGTAAAATGTCCTCTGCTGCTTGTGATACAGAGGTTGTAGAAGAGGCAAAAGCAGCGGTGGAACAGGCAGAATTGCAGCTACCAAAGAAAAAAGGCTCCTGGGCGATTTTATTAGAAGCCTTTGTCTTGACATTTATGGCAGAGTGGGGCGATCGCACACAAATTGCCACCATTGCCCTAGCAGCCGGAAACAACCCCATTGGGGTGACAGTGGGTGCGATTTTAGGACATGCCATTTGTGCAGCGATCGCAGTTATTGGCGGAAAAATGATTGCAGGTCGTATCTCTGAGCGTCAACTCACCTTAATTGGTGGCTGCTTATTTCTGATCTTTGGTATTTTCGCCGCCGTTGAAGGAGCATGA
- a CDS encoding tetratricopeptide repeat protein: MSQPRNRWIVQVVLVLAVLAFVGVSVVPIIAAFNNTEPQTQNTSSNPGNSPSSDQKSKLQDEVRGYELVLQREPENQTALKGLLQARLQLLSQKQGDIQGVIAPLEKLAKLNPEQTEYAVLLAQAKQQIGDKEGAAQAYRTVLATKPGDLKALQGMVALLLDQQRPEAAIGLLQDTLSASNQTNTIQPGSVDTIAVQVLLGSVHASQKRYPQAIAAYDQAIKKDAKDFRPVLAKAMLLKRQGKAAEAKPLFDSASALAPAQYKDEINKAATAVPTAAPAPAAPTPAPEKPKP; encoded by the coding sequence GTGTCTCAACCACGCAATCGCTGGATAGTTCAGGTCGTGTTGGTACTGGCAGTTCTCGCTTTTGTGGGAGTTTCGGTGGTTCCCATAATTGCAGCATTTAATAATACGGAACCCCAAACCCAGAATACCAGCAGCAACCCAGGTAATTCGCCTTCTTCTGACCAAAAATCAAAGTTGCAAGACGAAGTTCGGGGTTATGAACTGGTTTTGCAAAGGGAACCAGAAAATCAAACTGCTCTCAAGGGACTGCTACAAGCGCGGCTACAATTGCTGAGTCAAAAACAAGGTGACATTCAAGGCGTAATTGCGCCTCTAGAAAAGTTAGCCAAGCTGAATCCAGAACAGACAGAATATGCGGTACTGTTGGCACAAGCGAAGCAGCAAATTGGTGATAAGGAAGGCGCTGCTCAAGCTTATCGCACTGTTTTGGCAACGAAGCCAGGGGATCTCAAGGCTTTGCAAGGGATGGTGGCGCTTCTCTTAGATCAGCAACGTCCCGAAGCAGCTATTGGTTTATTGCAAGATACGCTGTCTGCTTCCAACCAGACAAATACAATTCAACCCGGAAGTGTAGATACGATCGCTGTACAAGTTTTGTTGGGGAGTGTTCATGCTTCTCAAAAACGCTATCCTCAAGCCATCGCTGCTTACGATCAGGCCATCAAGAAAGATGCCAAGGATTTTCGCCCCGTTTTAGCTAAGGCCATGCTCCTCAAGCGACAGGGTAAAGCTGCAGAAGCCAAGCCTTTGTTTGATAGCGCCTCAGCTTTAGCACCTGCTCAATACAAAGACGAAATTAACAAGGCGGCTACTGCTGTTCCTACTGCTGCACCTGCTCCTGCTGCGCCTACACCCGCACCGGAGAAACCCAAACCATGA
- a CDS encoding homocysteine biosynthesis protein has translation MRTIAEINEKISRQRAVVLTVEELKARVAEVGVTKTAKEVDVITTGTFEPMESSGAIINLGHTDPPIKIRRCWLDGVPAYSGFGAVDLYLGASCAVEVMDGEEVRERGGGHVIEDLIAGKAVHVRAQGQVTDCYPRAVFETTVTRETINQFYLFNPRNLYQNFIVGVNGGDRPLFTYLGPLQPRLGNAVYSNPGALSPLLNDPDLQLIGIGTKIFLGGGIGYVAWEGTQHFPLQKRLANHTPIGPAATLALIGDAKQMDARWVRGCYFKSYGPSLMLGVGVPLPVLNEEVVERAAVQDKDLVAPIVDFSIPRRVRPTFGLVSYAQLKSGRITIEGKPVRAAPLASLFLSKQVALELKKWIEAGEFTLTEPVSPIPMERSFLPQDRWTNL, from the coding sequence ATGCGAACAATTGCAGAAATTAATGAGAAAATTAGCCGCCAGCGCGCGGTAGTGTTAACAGTTGAAGAATTAAAAGCACGAGTTGCAGAGGTTGGTGTTACCAAAACGGCTAAAGAAGTTGATGTGATTACCACGGGGACTTTTGAGCCGATGGAATCCAGCGGGGCAATTATTAATCTTGGACACACCGACCCCCCAATTAAAATTCGCCGCTGTTGGTTAGATGGCGTACCAGCATATTCTGGTTTTGGTGCTGTAGATTTATACCTTGGTGCTAGTTGTGCCGTGGAAGTAATGGATGGGGAAGAAGTCCGGGAACGGGGTGGTGGTCATGTAATAGAAGATTTGATAGCTGGTAAAGCTGTACACGTCCGAGCGCAAGGACAAGTAACAGATTGTTATCCACGGGCTGTGTTTGAAACTACAGTTACCCGTGAAACAATAAATCAGTTTTATTTATTCAATCCGCGTAATCTTTATCAAAATTTTATCGTGGGGGTGAATGGAGGCGATCGCCCACTTTTTACTTATCTTGGCCCTTTGCAACCCCGTTTGGGGAATGCAGTTTACTCTAACCCCGGTGCATTATCTCCCCTACTCAATGACCCTGATTTACAACTTATTGGTATTGGTACAAAGATTTTCTTAGGCGGTGGTATTGGCTATGTCGCTTGGGAAGGTACTCAACACTTCCCCTTACAAAAGCGTTTAGCCAACCATACACCCATTGGGCCGGCGGCAACTTTAGCCTTAATCGGTGATGCCAAGCAAATGGATGCTCGCTGGGTACGGGGTTGTTACTTCAAAAGTTATGGCCCTTCATTGATGTTGGGCGTTGGTGTACCACTCCCAGTGCTAAACGAAGAAGTAGTTGAACGAGCTGCGGTGCAAGATAAAGACTTAGTAGCACCAATAGTGGACTTTTCTATTCCTCGCCGGGTTCGTCCCACTTTTGGTTTAGTGAGTTACGCCCAACTCAAATCTGGACGGATCACGATTGAAGGCAAACCAGTACGCGCCGCTCCCCTTGCGAGTTTGTTTCTCTCTAAACAAGTCGCCCTAGAGTTGAAAAAGTGGATAGAAGCAGGTGAATTTACTCTCACCGAACCAGTTTCTCCAATTCCAATGGAGCGTTCTTTTTTGCCCCAAGACCGCTGGACAAATCTTTGA
- a CDS encoding S8 family peptidase produces the protein MRHEKLSPGLLLAFQDYQNEGEQALTTHRRSLGLIAPKSSVKPSKSVVFLYCDADADLSYLEQYGIRVNQNSGSVRTAFLPIEGLDALSEDEVIQRIKPSRKMQLRMDVAPGSVQLPDFKNKTGLTGKGVVIGVVDSGIDPKHPAFAGRILRIWDQTLPGPGVKEGDYGAEFTDAQLTISQDTEGHGTHVAGIAAGADATYAGVAPEAELVVVKSDLQDAHIADGVRYIFRVARELGRPAVVNLSLGGHADAHDGSDSLSKIIDAETGPGRIVCCAAGNEGNDNIHAQTTVAANRTRGVRFNVPLNQVGIVWLNGWYDSDSQLEVSLRSPNGFVTPFQKIIPDGNPSQNYQLPDAKVEIVTPAPDKSNGDHNFFVQIRGNGPSLVMGGIWQLRVRNTADNDTRLDVWTLDDRSAVFFTGNSVKDCVKIGSPGAASSAVTVAAYTTKAKYTDIDGQVREMGMDLHAISEFSSEGPLRNNAQKPDVAAPGAMIVSTLSADAGCDRSMMINSKFVAMAGTSMAAPFVTGLVALLLQRDPKLDPATVKELLRKNSSIPGKPAGTFDTKWGFGVINAANL, from the coding sequence ATGAGACACGAAAAACTTTCTCCCGGTCTACTGCTGGCATTTCAGGATTATCAAAATGAAGGAGAGCAAGCTTTAACTACACATAGGCGATCGCTCGGTCTAATTGCCCCGAAAAGTTCTGTCAAGCCCAGTAAGAGCGTTGTTTTTCTCTACTGTGACGCTGATGCAGACTTGAGTTATCTAGAACAATATGGAATTCGCGTCAATCAAAACTCAGGTAGTGTCAGAACGGCTTTCTTACCCATAGAAGGTTTAGATGCCTTATCCGAAGACGAAGTCATCCAACGAATCAAACCGTCGCGGAAAATGCAGTTGCGGATGGATGTTGCACCGGGAAGCGTGCAATTGCCAGATTTTAAAAACAAAACCGGATTGACTGGTAAAGGCGTAGTTATCGGCGTTGTAGATAGTGGTATTGACCCAAAACACCCTGCTTTCGCTGGTCGGATTTTACGCATTTGGGATCAAACACTGCCAGGGCCTGGAGTCAAAGAGGGTGACTATGGGGCTGAATTCACGGATGCACAGCTGACAATTTCCCAAGATACTGAAGGTCATGGTACTCACGTTGCTGGCATTGCTGCTGGTGCTGATGCAACCTATGCTGGTGTTGCACCAGAAGCGGAATTAGTTGTTGTCAAATCTGACTTACAAGATGCCCACATTGCTGATGGTGTCCGCTATATTTTCCGTGTAGCTAGAGAGTTAGGACGGCCAGCAGTGGTGAATCTGAGTTTGGGTGGACACGCCGACGCCCACGACGGTAGCGATTCCCTTTCCAAAATCATTGATGCGGAAACTGGGCCGGGACGGATTGTTTGCTGTGCGGCGGGTAATGAAGGCAATGATAACATTCACGCTCAAACAACCGTAGCTGCCAACCGCACCCGTGGTGTACGCTTTAATGTGCCTTTGAATCAAGTAGGCATCGTCTGGTTAAATGGTTGGTATGACAGTGATAGTCAATTGGAAGTGTCCTTGCGGAGTCCCAACGGTTTTGTGACACCCTTCCAAAAAATTATTCCTGATGGCAATCCCTCCCAAAATTATCAGTTACCAGATGCAAAGGTGGAAATAGTCACACCAGCACCTGATAAAAGTAACGGTGATCATAATTTCTTTGTCCAAATCCGTGGTAACGGCCCCTCGCTAGTTATGGGTGGTATTTGGCAGTTGCGGGTACGCAATACTGCCGACAACGACACACGTCTGGATGTGTGGACTCTTGATGATAGATCGGCGGTGTTTTTTACAGGTAATAGTGTTAAAGATTGCGTGAAAATTGGATCACCGGGAGCCGCTAGCAGTGCGGTGACAGTAGCTGCTTATACTACAAAGGCGAAGTATACAGATATTGATGGTCAAGTCCGAGAAATGGGTATGGATTTACATGCCATTTCTGAGTTCAGCAGTGAAGGACCATTGCGTAATAATGCCCAGAAGCCAGATGTCGCTGCACCGGGCGCGATGATTGTCTCGACTCTTTCTGCTGACGCTGGTTGCGATCGCTCAATGATGATCAATTCTAAGTTCGTAGCGATGGCTGGTACAAGTATGGCGGCGCCATTCGTGACTGGTTTAGTGGCACTGTTATTGCAGCGCGATCCTAAACTTGACCCCGCTACGGTGAAAGAATTGCTACGCAAGAATAGTTCTATCCCCGGAAAACCCGCAGGAACTTTTGACACTAAATGGGGTTTTGGCGTGATTAATGCCGCAAATCTCTAA
- a CDS encoding glycoside hydrolase family 13 protein, with product MQIQTPDWVKHAVFYQIFPDRFARSKQPRKRLLHEARWEDWEAMPTLQGYKGGDLWGILEGLDYIQALGINAIYFTPIFQSASNHRYHTHDYYQVDPLLGGNEAFKELLDAAHQRNIKVVLDGVFNHSSRGFFFFHDVLENGPYSPWVNWFKIQGWPLAPYTGELPANYEGWANNRALPAFNHDNPEVKEYIMEIAEYWIKFGIDGWRLDVPFEVKTPGFWQEFRQRVKAINPEAYIVGEVWGDSRQWLDGTQFDGVMNYLFAGPTIAFAAGDRVVLDQVQSRDYQPYPPLFAAEYAAKIQEVLQLYPWEIQLTQLNLLASHDTARLLTISGGDKPSIELATLLLLTFPGAPSIYYGDEVGLPGGIDPDSRRGFPLETSWDKEIFTTHHQLITLRQTHPALRIGDYQVLFAQGALYIFARTLGTEELIIAVNVGTAPAKANLDLASLRTQPNQLLYGNAEVEWYGEPATQQLSLTLPPRTGCILGVS from the coding sequence ATGCAGATTCAAACACCAGACTGGGTTAAACACGCTGTTTTCTACCAGATTTTTCCAGACCGATTTGCTAGAAGCAAACAACCGCGCAAACGGCTGTTGCATGAAGCGCGTTGGGAAGATTGGGAAGCCATGCCCACACTCCAAGGTTACAAAGGCGGCGATTTGTGGGGCATCCTCGAAGGATTAGACTACATACAAGCTCTGGGAATTAACGCTATTTACTTCACACCCATCTTTCAATCAGCCAGCAATCACCGCTATCATACCCACGATTATTATCAGGTTGACCCGTTATTGGGTGGCAATGAAGCTTTTAAGGAATTGCTAGACGCAGCCCATCAACGCAATATCAAAGTTGTTCTCGATGGCGTATTCAATCACTCTAGTCGGGGCTTTTTCTTCTTCCACGACGTATTAGAAAATGGCCCCTATTCTCCTTGGGTAAATTGGTTCAAAATTCAAGGCTGGCCCCTAGCGCCCTACACTGGTGAATTACCTGCCAACTATGAGGGTTGGGCTAACAATCGCGCCTTGCCAGCATTTAACCACGATAACCCAGAAGTTAAGGAATACATTATGGAAATTGCCGAATATTGGATTAAATTCGGCATTGATGGTTGGCGGTTAGATGTCCCATTTGAAGTGAAAACTCCTGGTTTTTGGCAAGAATTTCGCCAACGAGTCAAAGCTATCAATCCCGAAGCCTACATCGTGGGTGAAGTGTGGGGAGATTCCCGTCAGTGGCTAGATGGGACACAATTTGATGGGGTGATGAATTATCTCTTTGCTGGGCCAACCATTGCCTTTGCAGCAGGCGATCGCGTAGTCTTAGACCAAGTCCAAAGCCGCGACTATCAACCATATCCACCCTTGTTTGCGGCTGAATATGCTGCCAAAATTCAAGAAGTATTGCAACTGTACCCTTGGGAAATTCAACTTACCCAATTAAATTTACTAGCAAGTCACGATACAGCCAGATTACTAACTATCTCTGGAGGCGATAAACCCAGCATCGAACTAGCAACTTTACTGTTACTCACCTTTCCTGGTGCCCCCAGTATCTACTATGGTGATGAAGTAGGTTTACCCGGTGGGATAGATCCCGACTCCCGTCGTGGTTTTCCCTTAGAGACTAGCTGGGATAAAGAAATTTTCACCACTCACCACCAATTAATTACCCTACGTCAAACTCACCCCGCCTTACGTATAGGCGATTACCAAGTTCTCTTTGCTCAAGGGGCACTTTACATCTTTGCACGCACCTTGGGAACAGAGGAACTGATTATTGCCGTTAACGTTGGTACAGCACCAGCTAAAGCCAATCTAGATTTAGCAAGTCTGCGTACTCAACCCAACCAACTTTTATATGGCAACGCAGAAGTAGAGTGGTATGGTGAACCAGCAACTCAACAACTTTCGTTAACTCTTCCTCCCCGCACTGGCTGTATCCTGGGCGTGAGCTAA
- a CDS encoding fasciclin domain-containing protein: MADLVETAENAGNFNTLLKAFEALELIEILKSPGPFTLFAPTDEAFTKLPKGTFDSLLQDIPKLKKIVTYHVAFGDVWAEDLEQTDEAQTLEGSIVAIESADGIIKVNDATVLTTDILADNGVIHVIDAVLMPAMLAGGRRS; this comes from the coding sequence ATGGCTGACCTTGTGGAAACTGCTGAAAATGCAGGAAATTTCAACACGCTGCTGAAGGCTTTTGAAGCTTTGGAACTCATAGAAATTCTCAAGAGTCCTGGGCCTTTCACACTCTTTGCACCTACTGACGAGGCTTTTACCAAGTTGCCAAAGGGAACTTTCGATTCGCTACTACAAGACATCCCCAAGCTGAAGAAAATTGTGACGTATCACGTGGCTTTTGGCGATGTCTGGGCTGAGGATTTAGAGCAGACTGATGAGGCACAAACTCTTGAGGGGTCTATTGTGGCAATTGAATCTGCTGACGGCATAATCAAGGTGAATGATGCCACAGTTCTCACAACCGATATTCTGGCAGATAATGGGGTAATTCACGTTATTGATGCGGTATTGATGCCTGCAATGCTTGCTGGGGGTAGGCGTTCTTGA
- a CDS encoding DNA-directed RNA polymerase subunit omega: MLKRSKFETTQSQIMHRAEDLISAASNRYRITVQVANRAKRRRYEDFESAEDAMMKPVLRAIIEMSDELTQPEIIGEI, from the coding sequence ATGCTAAAGCGTTCTAAGTTCGAGACCACCCAGTCTCAAATCATGCACCGTGCTGAAGATTTGATTAGTGCAGCTTCAAATCGCTACCGCATTACAGTTCAAGTGGCAAATCGTGCCAAGCGTCGGCGTTATGAAGACTTTGAAAGTGCAGAAGATGCCATGATGAAACCAGTTCTCAGGGCAATTATCGAGATGTCCGATGAGCTAACACAGCCAGAAATTATTGGCGAAATTTAA
- a CDS encoding ABC transporter substrate-binding protein, producing the protein MNSQKETKLLILSLLVTTTVLGGGFWLWNQVSNKSSNSVLPGNNPQPASDSASQQSSLGEKILVTADTNPDKESGVQAFAKGDFAKAGDGFKSSLLKNRNDPEALIYLNNSLAAKGKYLKIAVSVPIGGNLDVAKEILRGVAQAQDEINRSGGITGKLLQVAIANDDNDPSKAQQIATQSIKDPGILAVVGHNSSDASIAAAPVYQQGGLVMISPTSSAQNLSNIGSYIFRTVPSNGSFAESLSNYTKKSGKTNIGICIDSKSIDTLSFKDELVKNIVAKGGKVNPTDCDISAANFNPSTILSQFISSGADSLVLAPHVDRLNKAIELAAANDGKLTLLASPTLYRFQTLQAGKANVNGLVLPVPWHPTAIPGNPFTQNAVKLWGGNVNWRTATAYDAIVAIAKGLQQGSSREELQKILHSSSFSANGATGKIAFQPSGDRNGTAILVKIQPSSKSPAGYDFVPF; encoded by the coding sequence ATGAATTCCCAAAAGGAAACAAAGCTGCTGATTTTATCTCTACTGGTTACGACTACTGTGCTAGGTGGTGGATTTTGGTTATGGAATCAAGTATCAAACAAAAGTTCAAATTCTGTACTACCAGGAAATAATCCTCAACCAGCTTCCGATTCTGCGTCACAACAGAGTAGCTTAGGTGAGAAAATTTTAGTAACTGCTGACACGAACCCTGATAAAGAATCAGGAGTACAAGCTTTTGCTAAGGGTGATTTTGCCAAAGCTGGCGATGGTTTTAAGTCATCTTTACTGAAAAATCGCAACGATCCAGAGGCATTAATTTATTTAAATAATTCCTTGGCAGCAAAGGGCAAATACTTAAAAATTGCAGTCAGTGTGCCTATTGGTGGCAATTTAGATGTAGCCAAAGAGATTTTGCGGGGGGTGGCTCAGGCTCAAGATGAGATAAATCGCAGTGGTGGCATTACTGGTAAGCTTTTACAGGTGGCGATCGCTAACGATGATAATGATCCTAGCAAAGCTCAACAGATTGCCACGCAGTCGATCAAAGATCCTGGTATTCTGGCTGTAGTAGGACACAATTCTAGTGATGCTTCTATAGCTGCGGCACCAGTTTATCAACAGGGCGGTTTAGTGATGATCTCTCCTACGAGTTCTGCACAAAATCTCTCTAATATCGGCAGTTATATATTTCGTACTGTTCCTAGTAATGGTTCGTTTGCCGAAAGCCTTTCTAATTACACTAAAAAATCGGGTAAAACTAATATCGGCATCTGTATTGATTCTAAATCGATTGATACTTTGTCTTTTAAAGATGAATTGGTCAAAAATATAGTGGCTAAGGGTGGCAAAGTTAATCCTACTGATTGCGATATTTCTGCCGCCAATTTCAACCCTAGTACCATTTTGTCCCAGTTTATTAGCAGTGGTGCTGATAGCTTGGTGTTAGCCCCTCATGTGGATAGACTCAACAAAGCTATAGAATTAGCAGCAGCAAATGACGGTAAATTAACATTACTCGCTAGTCCTACACTTTATAGATTTCAAACCCTACAGGCGGGGAAAGCAAATGTTAATGGCTTAGTATTACCTGTGCCTTGGCATCCTACGGCGATTCCCGGCAATCCTTTTACCCAAAATGCTGTCAAACTTTGGGGTGGAAATGTTAACTGGCGAACAGCCACAGCTTATGATGCAATTGTAGCGATCGCCAAAGGTTTACAGCAAGGTAGCAGCCGCGAAGAATTACAAAAGATACTGCATAGTTCGAGTTTCTCAGCTAATGGTGCTACAGGTAAGATAGCATTTCAGCCATCGGGCGATCGCAACGGTACAGCAATATTAGTCAAGATCCAACCGAGTAGTAAATCTCCTGCTGGATACGACTTCGTGCCATTTTAA